The following coding sequences are from one Gigantopelta aegis isolate Gae_Host chromosome 15, Gae_host_genome, whole genome shotgun sequence window:
- the LOC121390463 gene encoding zinc finger protein 629-like — protein MTSPSSVEMDQRLTPPGSQPLTIDDATVNDVTTDSPTSYIRQGDSFICTLCSKVVTSKAAIVRHIQLTHEKRKPYQCNICHRRFGYKNILMEHQNVHYGIKPYACNLCDKRFAARSNLFQHRLLHRKPYSCEFCSKRFDRTDQLNRHMLSHPVRNMLSCTMCPFKTSGQHNLSQHIKESHSLQMFDTQRLQQSVDEGGGVAAGQNLGLGMLPNMDTTEALKTIDNICSQLASRPQQMEMTRQMHMALKQEPMSPSQQHQSAISRSGQFKNLSRNSLPASVSGGAGSNGTSVMSTSLFGQSSSMGDIHMDGEGNAAGSGNPLSYGGPVFPNMMSPSFSNNSNNSNSLSMSQNSDHNREIHASPSPSIGSGLLSETASPKRMSSPSASISRSCSAVDPTKSTAADSTSNLSEVICGLQSVLQKAQEIPEISIQVAKPRSGRDACTQHTSHIVGMPSLQDALSFYEAQGKLYRCPHCKILFEERGMFFLHKSLHGEMSPWECSICHKICSDKNDFNLHFVNEQHYMISPNWILPPSNRTYDIHIRN, from the exons ATGACTTCACCAAG TTCGGTTGAAATGGACCAGCGGTTGACTCCCCCTGGCAGCCAGCCTCTGACTATCGACGACGCCACAGTCAATGACGTCACTACGGACAGCCCGACGTCATACATCCGCCAAGGCGACAGCTTCATATGTACCCTCTGCAGCAAGGTGGTCACCTCCAAAGCCGCCATAGTCCGCCACATCCAGCTGACCCATGAGAAACGGAAACCCTACCAGTGCAATATCTGTCACCGCCGCTTCGGCTACAAGAACATTCTGATGGAGCACCAGAACGTCCACTACGGTATCAAGCCGTACGCGTGCAACCTCTGCGATAAGCGGTTCGCGGCCAGGTCAAATCTCTTCCAACACCGTCTACTTCACAGGAAACCCTACTCGTGCGAGTTCTGCTCCAAGCGATTCGACCGGACGGACCAGCTGAACAGACACATGCTGTCTCACCCCGTGCGGAACATGCTGTCGTGCACCATGTGTCCGTTCAAGACGTCGGGGCAGCACAACCTGAGCCAGCACATCAAGGAGAGTCATTCCCTTCAGATGTTCGACACCCAGAGACTCCAACAGTCGGTCGACGAAGGCGGAGGAGTCGCGGCGGGTCAGAATCTCGGGCTGGGGATGTTACCGAACATGGACACCACCGAGGCTCTGAAGACGATCGATAACATCTGCTCCCAGCTGGCCTCGCGTCCTCAGCAGATGGAGATGACGAGGCAAATGCATATGGCGCTGAAGCAAGAACCCATGTCACCGTCACAACAGCATCAGTCTGCCATCTCCAGGTCGGGTCAGTTTAAAAATCTTTCTCGGAACTCTTTACCGGCATCTGTTTCTGGAGGTGCTGGATCTAATGGGACCTCAGTGATGTCGACGTCCTTGTTTGGACAGTCATCCTCTATGGGTGACATTCACATGGATGGTGAGGGAAATGCCGCAGGTTCTGGCAATCCTTTGTCTTACGGAGGACCTGTGTTCCCTAACATGATGTCTCCATCTTTCAGCAACAACAGTAATAACAGCAACAGCCTCAGCATGTCCCAAAACAGCGACCACAACAGAGAGATCCACGCATCACCATCACCTTCAATCGGTTCAGGTCTTCTTTCAGAGACCGCTTCACCCAAAAGGATGTCCTCGCCTAGCGCATCTATATCCAGATCCTGCTCGGCAGTGGACCCCACAAAATCTACAGCAGCAGACTCCACCAGCAACCTGTCCGAGGTGATCTGCGGACTTCAGAGCGTCCTGCAGAAGGCTCAGGAGATTCCGGAGATCAGCATCCAGGTGGCGAAGCCGAGGTCGGGGCGCGACGCGTGCACCCAGCACACGAGTCACATCGTGGGCATGCCCAGCCTCCAGGACGCGCTGTCGTTCTACGAGGCCCAGGGCAAGCTGTACCGGTGTCCGCACTGCAAGATCCTGTTCGAGGAGCGAGGCATGTTCTTCCTCCACAAGTCGCTGCATGGGGAGATGAGTCCCTGGGAGTGCAGCATCTGTCACAAGATCTGTTCCGACAAGAACGACTTCAACCTACATTTTGTGAACGAGCAGCACTATATGAT tagcccaaactggattttgcctcCGAGTAATCGAACGTACGATATACATATAAGGAATTAA